A region of Myxococcus stipitatus DSM 14675 DNA encodes the following proteins:
- a CDS encoding helix-turn-helix domain-containing protein: MTLEESIAEAVRAAVAPLATEVKRLAAEVDRLRRAMPAQLVTARRAAEVLGVNERTVRRRIQDGTIPARQVGKRLLVDLAAVSHAPTEDEVNRLVEQIAKCT, encoded by the coding sequence ATGACCCTCGAGGAGTCCATCGCGGAGGCGGTGCGCGCCGCCGTTGCTCCGCTCGCCACCGAGGTGAAGCGCCTCGCCGCCGAAGTGGATCGGCTCCGGCGTGCGATGCCCGCACAACTCGTCACCGCACGCCGCGCCGCTGAAGTGCTCGGCGTCAACGAGCGCACCGTTCGGCGTCGCATCCAGGACGGGACCATTCCAGCCAGGCAGGTGGGCAAGCGACTCCTTGTAGACCTGGCCGCCGTCAGCCACGCGCCAACGGAAGACGAAGTCAACCGGTTGGTTGAACAGATCGCAAAGTGCACATAA
- a CDS encoding YfbR-like 5'-deoxynucleotidase: MDARRGDWIQTYTLKQFWPLDPRPEDVDIQDIGHALSMQCRFTGHCHTFYSVAEHCVRVSERAGTLMQQIGGFSHDVMRAMQWGLLHDAAEAYLVDLARPVKHDESMAAYRRAERQVMIAVRAKFGLVGGLPDEVKDADNDLLWTEARDLFPSCHPAWTWRGEPLAERIQPMTQPEAKAAFLARFSVLFGAEVAR; this comes from the coding sequence ATGGATGCACGCCGCGGTGACTGGATTCAGACGTACACCCTCAAGCAGTTCTGGCCTCTGGACCCGCGCCCGGAGGATGTCGACATTCAGGACATCGGGCATGCACTGTCCATGCAGTGCCGCTTCACGGGGCACTGTCACACGTTCTACAGCGTCGCCGAGCACTGCGTTCGTGTGAGTGAGCGGGCCGGCACGTTGATGCAGCAAATCGGCGGCTTCTCCCACGACGTCATGCGTGCCATGCAATGGGGCCTGCTCCACGATGCCGCCGAGGCGTACCTGGTCGACCTCGCCCGACCGGTCAAGCATGACGAGTCCATGGCAGCGTATCGTCGGGCCGAGCGCCAAGTCATGATCGCCGTGCGCGCGAAGTTCGGTCTCGTCGGCGGGCTGCCGGACGAAGTGAAGGACGCCGACAACGACCTCCTGTGGACGGAGGCGCGCGACCTCTTCCCCTCGTGCCACCCGGCGTGGACGTGGCGCGGTGAACCGCTCGCGGAGCGTATCCAACCCATGACTCAGCCCGAAGCCAAGGCGGCGTTTCTCGCCCGGTTCTCGGTCCTGTTCGGTGCGGAGGTCGCACGATGA
- a CDS encoding PD-(D/E)XK nuclease family protein, with amino-acid sequence MGPGAAPDECAHCAGEIGAFTSRCTCGEPEQPRRSGTVEGGVIRQLSVSQVESFDPEQVGGCPRRWYFERIEGRRPEKVKAQTDGDIGHALLATHLTGGALPKRSRMLKAVKGAIATGKLPAPGPHLLVERRFDGQGKAADGKHLPLDTSKTLWLGGLPWDGYVDLRYRRESDGVVCVVDHKFSSDINQFAKSNGALIRTVQMPVYALDSLRIWPDADRFLLAHHYVSRRGVDSFPRGEIVTVEQIHGRAREVEQLVEQMQQVARATTQDDVPHNRRACDAWMGCPHQSICKAFKKGKAMAVLDDLLTDEDRETFGLPPRGAPKAATNAPVEIISQTDVTTEEIPLVLGGAEPPVPLPVASTPQAQPPPACGDCGAELTPENGSRLTSGAWKHIGCPAGSEATAQPTKRRGRPPKKQPEACTVCGEPGAHTLPTSGLQEHVGCKGRPEGESPPYTPVLVDGPRLDGHRVPDETSATLPPASAETTTTSEPTSPSSEFISRKPTVDVAERARLISTHPLAGTLRVELDVSGRLASLLERIADALVKR; translated from the coding sequence ATGGGACCCGGCGCCGCTCCAGACGAATGTGCGCACTGCGCCGGTGAGATAGGAGCATTCACCTCGCGCTGCACCTGCGGCGAGCCCGAGCAGCCGCGGCGTAGCGGCACCGTCGAGGGCGGTGTCATCCGTCAGCTCTCCGTCAGCCAGGTCGAATCGTTCGACCCGGAACAGGTGGGTGGCTGCCCCCGGCGCTGGTACTTCGAGCGCATCGAAGGGCGTCGGCCCGAGAAGGTCAAGGCCCAGACAGACGGCGACATCGGCCACGCGCTGCTTGCAACGCACCTGACGGGCGGCGCGTTGCCCAAGCGCTCGCGGATGCTCAAAGCCGTCAAGGGAGCCATCGCCACCGGCAAGCTCCCGGCGCCGGGGCCGCACCTGCTTGTCGAGCGGCGATTCGACGGGCAGGGCAAGGCGGCGGACGGAAAGCACCTCCCGCTCGACACGAGCAAGACACTTTGGCTTGGTGGCCTGCCGTGGGACGGGTACGTCGACCTCCGCTACCGACGCGAGAGCGACGGCGTGGTGTGCGTCGTTGACCATAAGTTTTCGAGCGACATCAACCAGTTTGCGAAGTCGAACGGGGCGCTCATTCGCACCGTGCAGATGCCGGTCTACGCGCTCGACTCGCTGCGAATCTGGCCGGACGCAGACCGCTTCCTGCTCGCGCATCACTATGTGAGTCGTCGCGGGGTGGACTCGTTTCCTCGGGGCGAGATCGTCACCGTCGAGCAAATCCACGGGCGCGCCAGGGAGGTCGAGCAACTTGTCGAGCAGATGCAGCAAGTCGCCCGTGCCACCACGCAGGACGACGTTCCACACAACCGCCGCGCGTGTGACGCGTGGATGGGGTGCCCTCACCAATCGATTTGTAAGGCATTTAAGAAAGGAAAAGCCATGGCTGTGTTGGATGACCTGTTGACGGATGAGGACCGCGAGACGTTTGGGTTGCCGCCGAGGGGGGCGCCGAAGGCCGCCACGAACGCGCCCGTTGAGATCATCAGCCAGACCGATGTGACGACCGAAGAAATCCCGTTGGTGCTCGGGGGCGCCGAGCCGCCCGTCCCCCTGCCCGTGGCCAGCACGCCCCAGGCCCAACCCCCGCCCGCGTGCGGTGACTGCGGCGCGGAGCTCACGCCCGAGAACGGCTCGCGTCTCACGTCAGGCGCGTGGAAGCACATCGGGTGCCCGGCGGGGAGCGAGGCCACCGCCCAGCCGACGAAGCGCCGGGGGCGCCCGCCGAAGAAGCAGCCCGAGGCGTGCACTGTCTGCGGAGAGCCGGGCGCGCATACGCTGCCGACCTCGGGTCTCCAAGAGCACGTTGGGTGCAAGGGGCGCCCGGAGGGCGAGTCGCCTCCGTACACGCCCGTGTTGGTCGACGGTCCGCGCCTCGACGGGCACCGCGTGCCTGACGAGACCAGCGCCACGCTTCCGCCGGCCTCCGCGGAGACGACGACAACGAGTGAGCCCACCAGTCCCTCGAGCGAGTTCATCAGCCGCAAGCCGACGGTTGACGTCGCCGAGCGCGCGCGCCTGATCAGTACGCACCCGCTCGCGGGCACCCTGCGCGTGGAACTCGACGTGTCCGGCCGGCTCGCCTCCCTGCTCGAGCGCATCGCCGACGCCCTGGTGAAGCGGTGA
- a CDS encoding ASCH/PUA domain-containing protein, which yields MKHHDLKTWPPYFQDVMTGVKSFELRENDRDFAVGDTLCLREWDPQVSQYTMRAVTRRVVYVLPGGAFGLASTHVILGLGSI from the coding sequence ATGAAACACCACGACCTCAAGACGTGGCCGCCGTACTTCCAGGACGTCATGACGGGCGTGAAGTCATTCGAGCTGCGGGAGAATGACCGAGACTTTGCAGTCGGCGACACGCTCTGCTTGCGCGAATGGGACCCGCAGGTGAGCCAGTACACCATGCGGGCGGTGACGCGGCGGGTTGTGTACGTCCTGCCCGGCGGCGCCTTCGGCCTCGCCTCCACGCACGTCATCCTCGGCCTCGGTTCGATCTAA
- a CDS encoding DEAD/DEAH box helicase yields MPAQTLREYQRTGIRQILDAYKQGARSVLAVSPTGSGKTTLFAHLAAQLDAGGKRSLILAHRRELVEQASTRLREFDVRHGLILAGTPPSPGARVQVASVQTLTRRALPPADIVIPDEAHLSTAATWTRILEGYPHARILGVTATPWRLAGKPLAGAYDAVVVVATPRELREQRHLSDYVGFSYLAPDLSGVETVGGDYNEAQSAAAMSQSLIVDNIVEEWLKHSARLSTVVFAVTVEHSRQLVERFRSAGVSAEHLDGTTPLTQREGIMRRVASGQTRVLSNVGVCIEGLDIPRLKCCVLARPTKSLARAIQMMGRVRRPWREDGRKVDAEHPSVVARIHDHAFIIRQHGLPDQDRDYSLHAKREAPPSLSTCPQCLAMYDGARCPSCGTEKEPEPLGERVIQTVAEAEQYEFTSATEAAPDAEPARPDKPPVKVRWDTLGRKVEGVLIRKWQEDAPWGGKQWHYLLRGPKRDYDVPGAAQLDKQMAKVAAGVLVWITYTHDTPLPDSKVRREFKVEVDDGEPEPQGECYCATTPRPPCGVCTP; encoded by the coding sequence ATGCCCGCCCAGACGCTCCGCGAGTACCAGCGCACTGGCATCCGCCAGATCCTCGACGCCTACAAACAAGGCGCGCGGAGCGTCCTGGCTGTGTCCCCCACCGGCTCTGGCAAGACGACTCTCTTCGCCCACCTGGCGGCGCAGCTCGACGCGGGTGGCAAACGGAGCCTCATTCTCGCCCACCGTCGTGAGCTCGTCGAGCAGGCGTCAACGCGCCTGCGCGAGTTCGACGTCCGGCACGGACTCATCCTCGCTGGCACGCCTCCCTCTCCTGGGGCTCGCGTGCAGGTAGCCAGCGTCCAGACACTCACGCGCCGCGCGCTTCCGCCCGCTGATATCGTCATCCCCGACGAAGCTCACCTCTCCACCGCCGCAACGTGGACACGCATCCTCGAGGGCTACCCCCACGCGCGCATCCTCGGCGTCACCGCGACACCCTGGCGCCTCGCGGGCAAGCCTCTGGCGGGGGCGTACGACGCTGTAGTCGTCGTGGCCACTCCGCGCGAGCTCCGCGAGCAACGTCACCTCAGCGACTACGTCGGATTTTCCTACCTGGCGCCGGACCTCAGCGGTGTCGAGACGGTGGGCGGCGACTACAACGAAGCGCAGTCCGCTGCGGCCATGTCTCAGTCGCTCATCGTCGACAACATCGTTGAGGAGTGGCTCAAGCACTCCGCGCGCCTCTCCACGGTGGTGTTCGCAGTCACCGTCGAGCACTCGCGCCAGCTTGTCGAGCGCTTCCGCTCCGCGGGCGTGAGCGCCGAGCACCTGGATGGCACCACGCCGCTCACTCAGCGGGAGGGCATCATGCGTCGCGTGGCGTCCGGCCAGACGCGTGTGCTGTCCAACGTGGGCGTGTGCATCGAGGGCCTCGACATCCCTCGGCTCAAGTGCTGCGTGCTCGCGCGTCCGACGAAGTCCCTGGCCCGCGCCATCCAGATGATGGGGCGGGTGCGCCGCCCCTGGCGTGAGGACGGACGCAAGGTCGACGCGGAGCACCCCAGCGTCGTCGCGCGCATCCACGACCACGCGTTCATCATCCGTCAGCACGGGCTTCCCGACCAGGACCGAGACTACTCGCTGCACGCCAAGCGCGAGGCCCCGCCGTCCCTCTCGACGTGCCCGCAGTGTCTCGCGATGTATGACGGCGCGCGATGTCCGTCGTGTGGCACCGAGAAAGAGCCCGAACCGCTCGGCGAGCGCGTCATCCAAACGGTCGCCGAAGCGGAGCAGTACGAGTTCACCAGCGCGACGGAGGCCGCGCCCGACGCGGAGCCGGCACGGCCAGACAAGCCCCCCGTCAAGGTGCGTTGGGACACTCTCGGTCGCAAGGTGGAAGGCGTCCTGATTCGGAAGTGGCAGGAAGACGCGCCCTGGGGTGGCAAGCAATGGCACTACCTGTTGCGCGGCCCGAAGCGGGACTACGACGTGCCAGGGGCGGCGCAGCTTGACAAGCAAATGGCCAAGGTGGCGGCTGGTGTCCTGGTTTGGATCACGTATACCCATGACACGCCATTGCCGGACAGCAAGGTCCGCCGCGAGTTCAAGGTTGAGGTTGATGATGGAGAGCCGGAACCGCAAGGTGAATGCTACTGTGCAACCACGCCGCGCCCGCCGTGCGGAGTCTGCACCCCGTGA
- a CDS encoding DNA cytosine methyltransferase: protein MRYGSVCSGIEAATVAWHPLGWEPAWFAEIDAFPSRVLAHHYPQVPNHGDFTGIGADAGPIDLLVGGTPCQAFSIAGLREGLDDERGNLALEYCRLAARLRPRWLVWENVPGVLSSWSGAQPPSELQPGERWEGEEKSDFGCFVNALVELGYGIAYRVLDAQFCGVPQRRRRVFIVGYLGDWRRAAGVLFESESLRGNSPTRREAGAEAPRGVAVSVGGHVAHTLRGEGFDASEDGTGRGNDWRAATGSPIPFDTTQITSRTNRAHPKAGDTGHPLAAQAHPPAIVFHLTQDPISSRRVAPAMSAGNGQGCSTLGVAYGRNNTSGPIPTAGALTAKGGTGRMDFETETFILQHQARRLTPRECERLQGFPDDYTAIPGAADGPRYKALGNSMAVPVMRWIGQRIQRIERIVSGVR from the coding sequence GTGAGGTACGGCTCTGTCTGCTCGGGTATCGAAGCGGCGACCGTCGCATGGCACCCGCTCGGCTGGGAGCCCGCTTGGTTCGCGGAGATCGACGCTTTCCCCTCGCGCGTGCTCGCGCACCACTACCCGCAGGTGCCCAATCATGGAGACTTCACCGGAATCGGCGCCGACGCTGGCCCCATTGACCTCCTCGTCGGAGGCACGCCCTGTCAGGCATTCAGCATCGCCGGACTCCGAGAGGGGCTCGACGACGAACGCGGGAACCTCGCGCTTGAGTATTGCCGACTTGCTGCTCGTCTTCGGCCGCGCTGGCTTGTCTGGGAAAATGTCCCCGGTGTCCTTTCCTCATGGTCCGGCGCTCAGCCGCCGAGTGAGTTACAGCCTGGGGAGCGATGGGAAGGTGAAGAAAAAAGTGATTTCGGGTGTTTCGTCAACGCCCTGGTTGAACTCGGGTATGGCATCGCCTACCGAGTGCTGGACGCTCAGTTCTGTGGAGTTCCACAGCGCCGCCGTCGAGTCTTCATTGTCGGATATCTTGGAGACTGGCGACGTGCCGCAGGTGTACTTTTTGAGTCCGAGAGCTTGCGCGGGAATTCTCCGACGCGCCGCGAAGCGGGGGCGGAAGCTCCCCGAGGCGTTGCGGTTAGCGTTGGAGGCCACGTCGCTCACACCCTGAGGGGCGAAGGCTTTGACGCCAGCGAGGATGGCACCGGTCGCGGCAACGATTGGCGTGCCGCGACCGGTTCTCCAATTCCCTTCGACACGACGCAAATCACCAGTAGGACGAACAGGGCCCACCCCAAAGCGGGTGACACGGGTCACCCGCTGGCGGCTCAGGCACATCCACCGGCCATCGTCTTTCACCTCACACAGGACCCCATCAGTAGCAGGCGCGTCGCGCCTGCTATGAGCGCGGGCAACGGGCAGGGGTGCAGCACGTTGGGCGTGGCCTACGGTCGGAACAACACGTCGGGTCCGATTCCGACGGCCGGTGCCCTCACCGCGAAGGGGGGCACCGGCCGTATGGACTTCGAGACTGAGACGTTCATTCTCCAGCACCAGGCCCGCAGGCTCACGCCGCGAGAGTGCGAGCGCCTCCAGGGCTTCCCTGACGATTACACAGCCATTCCCGGCGCTGCGGACGGCCCGCGCTACAAAGCCCTCGGCAACTCCATGGCCGTCCCAGTAATGCGTTGGATTGGCCAACGTATCCAGCGCATCGAGCGAATCGTGTCGGGGGTGAGGTGA
- the orn gene encoding oligoribonuclease, translated as MTIAFLDFETTGLDPQRNDPIEVACVVTDDRFRELGAFESLIRLDSAAEWDAPALEMHKASGLYELACESEHDLDLVRFRLGVFLEPFFAAGPVNLGGNSVHFDRSFLRFFWPQLELKLHHRHLDVSSIRMLAERVCPGAPQLPGEKPHRAMADVRRSIAELHHWTAVLRGQP; from the coding sequence ATGACCATCGCCTTCCTCGACTTCGAAACTACGGGGTTGGACCCCCAGCGCAACGATCCGATTGAGGTCGCCTGCGTCGTCACCGATGACAGGTTCCGTGAGTTGGGCGCGTTCGAGTCGCTCATCCGTCTGGACTCTGCTGCGGAGTGGGACGCGCCCGCGCTGGAGATGCACAAAGCGTCGGGCTTGTACGAACTCGCGTGCGAGTCGGAGCACGATCTCGACCTCGTACGGTTTCGGCTGGGCGTGTTCCTCGAGCCGTTCTTCGCTGCCGGTCCCGTCAACCTCGGCGGGAACTCGGTGCACTTCGACCGCTCGTTCCTCCGGTTCTTCTGGCCGCAGCTCGAACTCAAGCTCCACCACCGGCACCTGGACGTCAGCTCCATCCGGATGCTCGCCGAGCGCGTGTGTCCGGGCGCGCCGCAGCTCCCCGGCGAGAAGCCCCACCGGGCGATGGCCGACGTCCGGCGCAGTATCGCCGAGCTCCACCACTGGACCGCTGTACTTCGGGGGCAGCCGTGA
- a CDS encoding DNA N-6-adenine-methyltransferase encodes MNPVHFSSASAEWATPRDLFARLHAEHEFTLDVCATEENTVLPRFYTRNDNGLAQDWAGERCWMNPPYGTAKHACKPDCAKKACEKRGQHIPEYVPGIQDWVEKAATCGSLVVALLPARTDTRWWHRHIWDVDRDAPRPGVRVKFFRGRLKFGGRKTGAPFPSALVTFGVQS; translated from the coding sequence ATGAACCCAGTCCACTTTTCGAGCGCATCCGCGGAGTGGGCGACTCCGCGAGACTTGTTCGCCCGGCTCCACGCTGAGCACGAATTCACGCTCGACGTCTGCGCGACAGAAGAGAACACCGTCCTGCCACGCTTCTACACGCGCAATGACAACGGGCTCGCGCAGGACTGGGCCGGTGAGAGGTGTTGGATGAACCCGCCGTACGGCACCGCGAAGCATGCGTGCAAGCCGGACTGCGCGAAGAAGGCGTGCGAGAAGCGGGGGCAGCACATCCCCGAGTACGTCCCGGGCATCCAAGACTGGGTCGAGAAAGCCGCGACGTGCGGCTCTCTCGTGGTGGCGCTCCTGCCCGCGCGTACAGACACGCGTTGGTGGCACCGCCACATCTGGGACGTGGACCGCGACGCCCCGCGGCCAGGTGTTCGCGTGAAGTTCTTCCGGGGCCGGTTGAAGTTCGGCGGACGCAAGACGGGCGCGCCGTTCCCATCCGCGCTGGTGACGTTCGGAGTGCAGTCATGA
- a CDS encoding phage-related DNA polymerase codes for MSSILAALGPMPKTLITIDFESFWSSHFQMKKMTTESYVRDPRFEVIGVAVKVSTRPSVWMEEADFRAWARGVDWSTVAVLHHHAHFDAFVLSERFDIRPAFLCCTLSMANALQGPGQGGKLAVLAERYGVGVKGKELDETQGKHRRDFTPEEWLRFGVYANNDNDLARALFDLMVRRLPREELWLIDTTVRMFTEPVFRADQAVLAAAAEGERAQKRKLLLGVASSAGVKLPSGATDEEVAEAAGVVLRSDPQFANVLRSFGVEPATKPSKKKGGVGYAFAKTDPAMQALLEHPDENVRALAETRQEVKSNIIETRSERIAAIGRRGAVPFYLKYCGAHTHRWSGGDKMNPQNFNRGTDENPGQLRAAILSPPGYVLVVADSSQIEARKTGWVGGETAVLDTFRRLDALGYNEKGEPVGDFYSERGSVYFGRAITKKTHPVERQTSKAMELGLGFGMGWFAFSGSLLKGFLGAPPVQFGVKEVELFGVNVARFASEPLWWNGPTGAAEVARLRESGARLPKASEDQAGAFLLHCAVTHHLVRLYRTSNARIAAYWETCKKLIEVMAQEGPPDAVRVRLGPIEVMHQAIRKPNGMVLHYPKLHRRGDGYVYWGSKSNRMQWVKVYGGLLTENIVQSLARDVVAEQALWVRAAGWHVATTTHDEIVCVVPEDQGERCLADMRRIMRTPPAWCADLPLNATGAIAKSYGDAK; via the coding sequence GTGAGCTCCATCCTCGCCGCGCTGGGGCCCATGCCCAAGACGCTAATCACCATCGACTTCGAGTCGTTCTGGTCGTCGCATTTCCAGATGAAGAAGATGACGACAGAGTCCTACGTTCGGGACCCACGCTTCGAGGTCATTGGCGTTGCCGTCAAGGTGAGCACGCGCCCATCAGTCTGGATGGAAGAGGCGGACTTCCGAGCATGGGCGCGGGGCGTCGACTGGAGCACCGTTGCCGTCCTCCACCATCACGCCCACTTCGACGCCTTTGTGCTCTCCGAGCGGTTCGACATCCGACCCGCGTTCCTCTGCTGCACACTCAGCATGGCGAACGCGCTCCAGGGGCCAGGGCAGGGCGGCAAGCTCGCCGTCCTCGCGGAGCGGTATGGCGTCGGTGTCAAAGGCAAAGAGCTCGATGAGACCCAGGGGAAGCATCGGCGCGACTTCACGCCGGAGGAGTGGTTGCGCTTCGGCGTGTACGCGAACAATGACAACGACTTGGCCCGCGCGCTGTTCGACCTCATGGTCCGGCGGCTCCCCCGTGAGGAGCTCTGGCTCATCGACACGACGGTCCGGATGTTCACCGAGCCGGTGTTTCGCGCGGACCAGGCGGTGCTTGCCGCAGCGGCCGAAGGGGAGCGCGCCCAGAAGCGCAAGCTACTGCTCGGAGTCGCGTCCTCCGCCGGCGTGAAGTTGCCGTCGGGGGCCACGGACGAAGAGGTCGCCGAAGCGGCCGGCGTAGTGCTGCGGTCCGACCCGCAGTTCGCGAACGTGCTTCGCTCCTTCGGAGTAGAGCCCGCGACAAAGCCCAGCAAGAAAAAGGGTGGCGTTGGCTATGCCTTCGCAAAGACAGACCCAGCGATGCAGGCCCTGCTTGAGCATCCCGACGAGAACGTGCGCGCCCTGGCTGAGACGCGCCAGGAAGTGAAGTCGAACATCATTGAGACACGAAGCGAGCGCATCGCCGCGATTGGTCGGCGGGGCGCGGTGCCGTTCTACCTCAAATACTGCGGGGCCCACACGCACCGGTGGTCCGGCGGGGACAAGATGAACCCGCAGAACTTCAACCGGGGCACCGACGAGAACCCGGGCCAGCTTCGCGCGGCCATTCTCTCCCCTCCGGGGTATGTGCTCGTGGTGGCGGACTCCAGTCAGATAGAGGCGCGGAAGACTGGGTGGGTAGGCGGGGAGACTGCCGTTCTAGATACGTTCCGCCGGCTCGACGCGCTCGGGTACAACGAGAAGGGCGAGCCGGTCGGTGACTTCTACTCAGAACGCGGGTCCGTCTATTTCGGTCGGGCGATCACCAAGAAGACGCACCCCGTGGAACGCCAGACATCCAAGGCCATGGAACTCGGTCTCGGGTTCGGCATGGGGTGGTTCGCTTTTTCCGGTTCGCTACTCAAGGGCTTCCTTGGCGCTCCACCTGTGCAGTTCGGCGTCAAAGAGGTCGAGCTGTTCGGTGTGAACGTAGCGCGGTTCGCGTCCGAGCCACTCTGGTGGAACGGCCCGACGGGCGCCGCCGAGGTGGCGCGTTTGCGGGAGAGCGGAGCGCGCCTTCCGAAGGCGAGCGAGGACCAAGCCGGGGCATTCCTGCTTCACTGCGCAGTAACACATCACCTGGTTCGCCTGTATCGCACGAGCAACGCGCGAATCGCAGCGTACTGGGAGACGTGCAAGAAGCTGATTGAAGTTATGGCACAAGAGGGCCCGCCGGACGCTGTTCGTGTGCGTCTTGGCCCTATCGAAGTGATGCACCAAGCGATCCGCAAGCCCAATGGCATGGTGCTCCACTACCCCAAGCTCCACCGCCGGGGCGACGGGTACGTCTACTGGGGGAGCAAGTCAAACCGGATGCAGTGGGTCAAGGTCTACGGAGGCTTGCTGACGGAGAACATCGTCCAGTCGCTCGCGCGCGACGTTGTCGCCGAGCAGGCCCTCTGGGTGCGCGCCGCTGGATGGCACGTTGCCACCACGACGCATGACGAGATTGTCTGCGTTGTCCCCGAGGACCAGGGCGAACGCTGCCTCGCGGACATGCGGCGCATCATGCGTACGCCGCCGGCCTGGTGCGCCGACTTGCCACTCAACGCGACAGGTGCCATCGCCAAGAGCTACGGCGATGCCAAGTGA
- a CDS encoding AAA family ATPase — MAFGTLATRKNAKLRLLLTGTSGSGKTYNALLIAKVLADGRDIGLGDSERGSSQKYAGMPGMPPFYAKDFEEKTPQEFIEFIREAAAAGISVFIGDSYSHAWMKALEIVDAMGGNKFSNGWKHVTPLLAQLTDALLSYPGHVICTAREKSEYVVEKDEKGRAVPRKVGMAPVLRDGADYDFDVVLSLSPDGTFAVTKTRCSALRDLVTARGNAFRWADVLAVAELLKTWLSDGAPVSPRDVLADRIRFASSVDALAAIGPDIKAQVAAGTLAQEDREALLKLYATRKAELTQAAEVML; from the coding sequence ATGGCATTCGGCACACTGGCGACTCGCAAGAACGCCAAACTGCGACTGTTGCTCACGGGTACGTCGGGGTCTGGCAAGACCTACAATGCGCTCTTGATTGCAAAGGTTCTTGCCGACGGGCGAGACATTGGACTCGGCGATTCGGAACGAGGCAGCTCGCAGAAGTACGCCGGCATGCCGGGGATGCCGCCCTTCTACGCGAAGGACTTCGAGGAGAAGACGCCCCAAGAGTTCATTGAATTCATCCGGGAGGCAGCGGCAGCGGGAATCTCAGTGTTCATCGGAGACAGCTACTCCCACGCATGGATGAAGGCCCTCGAGATCGTTGACGCGATGGGGGGCAACAAGTTTTCCAACGGATGGAAGCATGTCACGCCCCTCCTCGCTCAGCTCACCGACGCGCTGTTGAGCTATCCCGGGCACGTCATCTGCACGGCGCGTGAGAAGTCCGAGTATGTCGTCGAGAAGGACGAGAAGGGGCGCGCCGTGCCACGCAAGGTGGGCATGGCTCCAGTCCTTCGCGATGGTGCTGACTACGACTTCGACGTGGTGCTGTCCCTCTCACCCGACGGCACGTTTGCAGTGACGAAGACGCGCTGCTCAGCGTTGCGTGACCTGGTGACCGCGCGGGGCAACGCGTTCCGTTGGGCGGACGTCCTCGCTGTCGCCGAACTACTCAAGACGTGGCTGTCCGACGGCGCCCCCGTCAGCCCCCGTGATGTGCTGGCGGACCGTATCCGATTCGCGTCGAGTGTCGATGCGCTCGCCGCCATTGGCCCGGACATCAAGGCCCAGGTCGCCGCCGGGACGTTGGCGCAAGAGGACCGGGAAGCGCTGCTGAAGCTCTACGCCACGCGCAAGGCCGAGCTCACGCAAGCCGCCGAGGTGATGCTGTGA